The following DNA comes from Deltaproteobacteria bacterium.
CCCTGGAGGTCAGCCTGATCACCCCCATTGCCCTGGAGAAGGAGCTGCGCTTTGCCATCCGGGAAGGGGGCCGCACCGTGGGCGCCGGCGTGGTCAGCCAGATTATTGAATAACTCCTCGAATTGATGAAATTTCGGAAAAATGCGCGATAATATAATTTTAGCCTGTACAACCTGCAAACGACGGAATTATACGTCTACCAAAAATAAACGCCGGACTCCGAATCGCTTGGAGTTCAAGAAGTACTGTCCGTATTGTCGGACCCATACGCTCCATCGGGAAACCAAGTAAGGTTTAGCTTGCAGGCCAGTAGCTCCAACGGCTAGAGCACCGGACTCCAAATCCGGGTGATGGGGGTTCAAATCCCTCCTGGCCTGCCATTATTTTGTGGTCAAAAAGTGATAGAGTCTGGCGAAACTCAATGGCTTAGGAAAAGATCTCAGGTATGGGTGGGATGGTGCCCCATACTTATTCTCCTACCTGATGGGTTAGCGATTAAGCACGGTTATAATAGTTCCGAACGTGGCACTTGAGTCCTTTAACGGAAAAAGGGGCCCGATTTTCTTGCGTCTTTGATCAGACGACCAGGGGGTTAGCAGGAGTCAGGAGTCTGGCTAGGGCAAACCGACAAAGGTCCGAGATGCCGGCTAAAGCCATGGATAATCTTACAATTAACATTGAATAAATGGTGATCATCAAATTTAAGCCTGAGCATTTGAAAACGCAAAGATGACTTCATGAAGAAAACTAAGACCAAAGAAAAGGCCAACCCCAAAGTTCAGGTAAAAGGCGGCAAGGAGGTAGCTAAAAAGGTAACCAAAGGCCAGGTGGTTAAGCTGGGGGGCAAGAAAAAGAAGTCCTCCAAGTTATCGGAAATATTGCAATATTGGCGTCAGACCAAGCAATTTTTCAATGAAGCCGTTATCGAATTAAAAAAGGTGACCTGGCCGGGGCGCAAGGAGACTCTGGGGGCGACCGCGGTAGTGATCATTTTGGTGGTTTTTATCTCAGTCTTTTTAGGGATTGTCGATCTGGGGTTATCTAGGTTAGTCAGCTACATCATTGGATGAAAAGCATAACAGTGAGAGTAATGAGGACCTCTACCAGTGACGCAGAAATGGTATATTGTTCATACCTATTCCGGTTTTGAAAAGCAGGTCAAGCAGTCGCTGGAAGAACGGGCCCGGGTTCAGGGGATGGAAAACCTGATCACCGAGATATTAGTGCCCACCGAACAGGTAGAAGAAATTGTCAAAGGGGAGAAGCGCATCTCCTCGCGCAAATTTTACCCAGGTTATATTATGGTCCGGATGGAGCTCAATGACGACACCTGGCATCTGGTGAATGATACTCCCAAGGTAACCGGGTTTCTGGGTAGCCGCACGGAACCGGTGGCCATTGCCGATGCCGAGGCCGAAAAGATCCTGACTCAGATGCGGGAGGGAGCACTCAAGCCCAAACCCAAGGTAAAGTTCGAGGTCGGGGATAAAGTCCGGGTCATAGAGGGGCCGTTCAGTAATTTCAGTGGCCTGGTAGATGAGGTAAAGGCCGAAAAGGGCCGGGTGCGGGTGATGATCAGCGTCTTTGGCCGCTCCACCCCGGTAGAATTTGAATTTTTCCAGCTGGAGAAGATATAATTTCAGGCCCGGTTGGCCAGGAACTCGCCGCTAACCGCGGCACACCACTGCCATTAGTTCTAGCCAACTAAATGGGGCCTTAAAGTCAACGAGGAGTTAGAGTAGATGGCAAAAAAAGTGGTGGCCCAGATCAAGTTACAGATTCCCGCTGGCCAGGCCAATCCGTCACCCCCGATCGGGCCGGCGTTGGGGCAGCATGGCGTCAATATCATGGAGTTTTGTAAAAGCTATAATGCCCGCACTCAAGGCCAGGAAGGAACGATTGTCCCGGTAGTGATCACGGTCTTTGCCGACCGGTCCTTTAGCTTTGTCACCAAAACGCCGCCGGCGTCGGTATTGCTCAAAAAGGTGGCGCAGATCGCCTCCGGGGCCAAAGAAGCCGGTCGGGAAAAAGTGGCACAGGTGAGTTGGCAACAGGTGGAGGAGATTGCGCGTCAGAAAATGCCAGACCTCAACACCACCGATTTTGAGGCCGCCAAGCGTTCCATTGCTGGGACGGCGCGTAGCATGGGAATCGAGATCATCTGACTGAGGCCGACCCAAAAGGAATGGGGAGCAGGGAATGTCTAAGAGAGGGAAAAAATATCAAACCGTCCGTAGCAAAGTCGATAAGACCCTGAAGTATAATTTCCCTGAGGGTCTGCAACTGGCGCTGGAAACCGCTTATGCCCGTTTTGACGAAACTGTGGATGTGGCCGTCCGTTTAGGGGTTAATCCTCGCCACGCCGACCAGATGGTCCGGGGCGCGGTGGTTTTACCTAACGGGGTTGGCAAGCAGGTGCGGGTCTTGGTTTTTGCCAAAGGCGAGAAAGAAAAAGAAGCCCTGGAAGCCGGGGCCGATTACGTCGGCGCTGAAGAGCTGATCGAGAAGATCAAGGGCGGCTGGCTCGAATTCGATAAGGCGGTGGCTACCCCGGATCTGATGGGTCAGGTGGGCAAGATCGGCAAAATCTTGGGTCCCCGGGGGTTGATGCCCAACGTCAAGGTCGGCACCGTCACCTTTGAGGTCGGACGGGCAGTCCAGGAACTTAAGGCGGGGAAAATTGATTTCCGGGTTGACAAAGCTGGGGTGGTTCATGCCCCCATGGGCAAGGTCTCCTTTGGAGTAGAGAGCCTGTTGCAAAACCTGGCCAGTTTTTTTGAAACCTTAATCCGCTTAAAACCGCCGACCAGTAAAGGTGCCTACCTCAGGGGAATAGCGTTGTCAACCACTATGGGGCCGGGAATTCGGATCGATCCGTTGGAGGTCAAAAATCTATTGAGAATGGCTTCCGCCTAATTATGACGGTGATTGAGCAGGGGTGCCCCGCCGTGGGAGGCCTGAAGAGGAGTTGCAGGTGCAAAGAACGGAAAAAAGCAGGGTGGTCGAGGCCCTGCATGAAAAATTAAAACAGGCTGAGTTCAACGTGCTCACCGATTTCAAGGGTCTCAAAGTGGCCGAGATGACCAACTTGCGCCGGGAGATTAAGGAAGCCGGGGGCGAATTGATCGTGGTGAAAAACACCCTTCTCCAAAGAGCAGCAGTGGAGACGGAGTCGGCCCGCCTGGAGGAGTTTTTTGTCGGCCCCACCGCGGTGGCCTTGGGATTTGACAATCCGCTGAACCTGGCCAAGGTCTTGAGCAAATTTGCCAAGGACAAGCCGGAATTCAAATTAAAGGCCGGGGTCTTGCGGCACACGGTGCTTTCAGGGCAGGATATTGCGGATCTCTCCAAGTTGCCTGGCCGAGAGGTGCTGCTGAGTCAACTGCTGGCTGCCCTGCAAGGCATACCCACCTCTCTGGTAAATGTCCTGAGCGGCGTTATCCGTCAGTTGCTTTATACTTTGCAAGCGATTGAGGCGCAAAAGAACGCCTCCGGTGACTAGCCCCGACTTGTGAATATTGTTAATTTAGGAAACCATTTATCAGCGATCTAGAGATCGCTTACCGAAATTGAGGATGTTAAGGAGGACCTGTGCCATGGAAAAAATAACCAAAGCCGAGGTGATTGATTTTATCGCCAATATGACGGTTTTGGAATTATCCCAGCTGGTCAAAGAGCTGGAGGAGAAGTTTGGAGTCACCGCCGCGGCCCCGGTAGCTATGGCGGCTGCCGTCCCCGGCGCGGTAGAGGCGGCTCCAGTAGCCGAAGAACAGACAGAATTTGACGTGGTGCTGACCGAAGTGGGGCCCAACAAGATTCCGGTCATCAAGGAAGTCCGGGCCATTACCAGCCTAGGGCTTAAAGAGGCCAAGGAGGCGGTGGAAAATGTTCCCACCACCCTGAAAGAGGGTATTTCTAAAGCGGAAGCGGAAGAAATCAAGAAAAAATTGGAGGAACAGGGGGCTACGGTCGAGATCAAGTAGTCTGCTGCAGTACAGGGTTTCGAGTTGACCGTGGTCCGCAACCATGATTACCAACAACTCGAAATCAATCGATGACTTACCTACAAGGAGAACGAATGGCTGAGGTTTTCTCCCCTCAAAAGCTTTACCGCCGCAATTTTGGGAAGATTGAGAGGTTCATTGAGATCTCCAATCTGATCGAAATGCAGAAAGAATCTTATCAACGGTTCTTACAAAACCATGTCCCTCCCGAGGCCCGGGAGGATTACGGCCTTCAGGGGGTCTTTAAGAGCGTTTTCCCCATCTGGGATTTTAGTGGGACCGCTTCCCTGGAATTTGTCAGCTACAGCTTTGCTGACCCCAAATACGACGTGGAAGAATGCCTCCAACGAGGCATGACCTATGAAGCCCCCATGAAGCTCACCGTGCGGCTGGTGGTCTATGAGGTCGATCAGGAGACGGGGGCTCGCTCCATCCGAGACATCAAGGAACAAGAGATCTACTTCGGGACCATTCCTTTGATGACCGACCATGGGACCTTTATCATCAATGGGACCGAACGGGTGGTAGTGAGTCAGTTGCATCGTTCCCCCGGACTCTATATCGACCACGATCGCGGCAAGACCCACTCCAGTGGGAAGTTGCTTTATTCGGCGCGTCTCATCCCCATGCGGGGGTCCTGGATCGATCTGGAATTCGATCATAAGGATATCCTCTATGTCCGCATTGACCGCCGACGCAAATTCCCGGTGACCGTGCTCCTCAAGGCTTTGGGATATTCTACCGAGGAACTGCTGAATATTTTCTTCCAGACCGAGAAGATCTATCTGGAAGGGGAAACCTGTAGGCGGAAGTTCATCCCAGATTTTCTGCTCAACAAGAAAGCGGTCAGCGACATCGTCGATCCCCGGACCGGGGAAGTGATGGTCAAGAAATTGAAGAAGGTGACCCCGGCGTCTATTCGTAAGATGCAAGAGGCCGGGGTGGAATATCTGTCCGGCACTAGTGCCGAACTTATCAATAGAGTGGTAGCCCATGACATTCTGGACCCCCAAAGCGGAGAGGTGTTGGTCCCCTGTAACGACTATATCACCGAGGAAAAACTCGATCTGCTGCGGCAACGGGGTGTCCAGGAACTGGACCTGCTGTATATCGATGGTCTAAATGTCAGTCCGTGTTTGCGCGATACCCTGGCGGTGGACAAAACCAGCAACATGCGGGAAGCAATCCTGGAGATCTATAAACGGTTGCGGCCCGGCAATCCTCCCACTCTTGAGGTGGCGCTTAACTTCTTTCAGAACCTGTTCTTCAAACCGGAGTATTATGATTTATCCCCGGTTGGTCGTCTGAAGCTCAATTTGAGGTTAAAACGCGATTTGCCCCTTACCCACACCACTCTTACCAGGGAAGATATTCTTTACGCCGTCAAGGAGTTGATCACCCAGAAAGACCAGGAGGGGCCAGTAGATGATATCGACCACCTGGGCAATCGTCGGGTGCGGGCCGTAGGGGAATTGTTGGAGAATCAATATCGCATCGGTCTGGTGCGGATGGAGCGAGCCATCCGGGAGCGGATGAGCCTGCAAGACATCGATACCCTGATGCCCCATGATATGATCAACGCCAAACCGGTGTCGGCGGTAGTCAAGGAATTCTTTGGTACCAGTCAGTTGTCGCAGTTCATGGATCAGACTAACCCGCTTTCCGAGATTACCCACAAGCGCCGCTTGAGCGCCCTGGGACCAGGTGGCTTGACCCGGGAACGGGCCGGCTTTGAAGTTCGAGATGTCCATCCCACCCATTATGGCCGCATCTGCCCGATTGAGACTCCGGAAGGTCCCAACATCGGTCTCATTGTTTCGCTGTCCACTTACGCCCGGGTTAATGAATTCGGCTTCATCGAAACGCCCTATCGGGTGGTAGAGAAAAAAGAGGTCAATGGCCGGGTGGAACCCCATGTTACCAAGGAAGTCCTTTACTTAAGCGCGCTGGACGAGGGTGAACATGTCATCGCCCAGGCCAATGCTCCCCTGGACTCTGAAGGTCGATTTGTCTCGGACTTGGTTTCGGCCCGCAAAGCCGGAGAGTTCGTCATGGTCCACCCGAAAGAGGTTGACTTCATGGACGTATCGCCCAATCAATTGGTGAGTGTGGCTTCGTCGTTGATCCCCTTCCTGGAAAACGATGATGCCAACCGGGCCTTAATGGGTTCTAACATGCAACGCCAAGCAGTGCCCCTGTTGACCTGTAATTCCCCGGTGATCGGGACTGGCATGGAGGGGGTGGTGGCCCGAGACTCCGGGGTGACCATCATCGCCCGACGGAGTGGCATTGTCGAAGATGTGGACGCCTCGCGCATTGTGGTCCGAGCCGATAACGGCGGCCCGGAGGAATCAAACTCCCTGGTAGATATTTATAAACTGATCAAATTCCAGCGCACCAACCAGAATACCTGTTTCAATCAGCGACCCATTGTGCGCCGCGGCGAGCGGGTCGAAAAAGGTCAGATTATTGCTGATGGCCCGGCTACTGCGGCAGGGGAATTAGCTCTGGGCAAAAACGTCATGGTGGCCTTCATGCCCTGGGGCGGGTACAACTTTGAAGACTCTATCCTGGTGAGCGAGCGGATCGCCAAAGAGGATGTTTATACTTCGATTCATATCGAAGAATTCGAGATCCTGGCTCGGGATACCAAACTAGGGAAAGAAGAGATTACCCGAGACATCCCCAATGTGGGTGAAGATGCCTTGCGCAATCTGGATGAGAGCGGCATCATCCGGATCGGCGCCGAGGTCAAAACCGGCGATATCCTGGTAGGTAAAATCACTCCGCGGGGGGAAACCCAGCTTTCCCCGGAAGAGAAATTATTACGAGCTATTTTTGGGGAAAAGGCTGGTGATGTTCGGGACACCTCGTTACGAGTGCCCCCTGGAATT
Coding sequences within:
- the rpmG gene encoding 50S ribosomal protein L33 gives rise to the protein MRDNIILACTTCKRRNYTSTKNKRRTPNRLEFKKYCPYCRTHTLHRETK
- a CDS encoding 50S ribosomal protein L10, which gives rise to MQRTEKSRVVEALHEKLKQAEFNVLTDFKGLKVAEMTNLRREIKEAGGELIVVKNTLLQRAAVETESARLEEFFVGPTAVALGFDNPLNLAKVLSKFAKDKPEFKLKAGVLRHTVLSGQDIADLSKLPGREVLLSQLLAALQGIPTSLVNVLSGVIRQLLYTLQAIEAQKNASGD
- the rplL gene encoding 50S ribosomal protein L7/L12, whose protein sequence is MEKITKAEVIDFIANMTVLELSQLVKELEEKFGVTAAAPVAMAAAVPGAVEAAPVAEEQTEFDVVLTEVGPNKIPVIKEVRAITSLGLKEAKEAVENVPTTLKEGISKAEAEEIKKKLEEQGATVEIK
- the rpoB gene encoding DNA-directed RNA polymerase subunit beta, whose translation is MAEVFSPQKLYRRNFGKIERFIEISNLIEMQKESYQRFLQNHVPPEAREDYGLQGVFKSVFPIWDFSGTASLEFVSYSFADPKYDVEECLQRGMTYEAPMKLTVRLVVYEVDQETGARSIRDIKEQEIYFGTIPLMTDHGTFIINGTERVVVSQLHRSPGLYIDHDRGKTHSSGKLLYSARLIPMRGSWIDLEFDHKDILYVRIDRRRKFPVTVLLKALGYSTEELLNIFFQTEKIYLEGETCRRKFIPDFLLNKKAVSDIVDPRTGEVMVKKLKKVTPASIRKMQEAGVEYLSGTSAELINRVVAHDILDPQSGEVLVPCNDYITEEKLDLLRQRGVQELDLLYIDGLNVSPCLRDTLAVDKTSNMREAILEIYKRLRPGNPPTLEVALNFFQNLFFKPEYYDLSPVGRLKLNLRLKRDLPLTHTTLTREDILYAVKELITQKDQEGPVDDIDHLGNRRVRAVGELLENQYRIGLVRMERAIRERMSLQDIDTLMPHDMINAKPVSAVVKEFFGTSQLSQFMDQTNPLSEITHKRRLSALGPGGLTRERAGFEVRDVHPTHYGRICPIETPEGPNIGLIVSLSTYARVNEFGFIETPYRVVEKKEVNGRVEPHVTKEVLYLSALDEGEHVIAQANAPLDSEGRFVSDLVSARKAGEFVMVHPKEVDFMDVSPNQLVSVASSLIPFLENDDANRALMGSNMQRQAVPLLTCNSPVIGTGMEGVVARDSGVTIIARRSGIVEDVDASRIVVRADNGGPEESNSLVDIYKLIKFQRTNQNTCFNQRPIVRRGERVEKGQIIADGPATAAGELALGKNVMVAFMPWGGYNFEDSILVSERIAKEDVYTSIHIEEFEILARDTKLGKEEITRDIPNVGEDALRNLDESGIIRIGAEVKTGDILVGKITPRGETQLSPEEKLLRAIFGEKAGDVRDTSLRVPPGIEGVIIDARVFSRKGIEKDSRSRSIEDEAVAKLQKDQGDELAILTHSFTHKLSDLLTGQKVESALEDERQGTVILEAGGEVTSELVAQLPMEYWRHISFAKPGIEEQVDKLLDNYQEQLHLVNMIFEDKIERLRKVDELPPGVIKMVKVFVALKRKLAVGDKMAGRHGNKGVVSRILPVEDMPYFEDGTPVDIVLNPLGVPSRMNVGQVLETHLGWASQALGHQIGRMIDQFYQLDAIKNRLKRIYQNPAMDAWLENATHDDLRELWERYYKEGIYMATPVFDGATEEEIQTCLKEAGVPEVGKAKLFDGRTGEPFDREVTVGIMYMMKLHHLVDDKIHARSIGPYSLVTQQPLGGKAQFGGQRLGEMEVWAMEAYGAAYSLQEFLTVKSDDVAGRTRMYEKIAKGQYDLEAGLPESFNVLVRELQSLALNIELLEDQEQKGTESDE
- a CDS encoding 50S ribosomal protein L1, with amino-acid sequence MSKRGKKYQTVRSKVDKTLKYNFPEGLQLALETAYARFDETVDVAVRLGVNPRHADQMVRGAVVLPNGVGKQVRVLVFAKGEKEKEALEAGADYVGAEELIEKIKGGWLEFDKAVATPDLMGQVGKIGKILGPRGLMPNVKVGTVTFEVGRAVQELKAGKIDFRVDKAGVVHAPMGKVSFGVESLLQNLASFFETLIRLKPPTSKGAYLRGIALSTTMGPGIRIDPLEVKNLLRMASA
- the secE gene encoding preprotein translocase subunit SecE, giving the protein MKKTKTKEKANPKVQVKGGKEVAKKVTKGQVVKLGGKKKKSSKLSEILQYWRQTKQFFNEAVIELKKVTWPGRKETLGATAVVIILVVFISVFLGIVDLGLSRLVSYIIG
- the rplK gene encoding 50S ribosomal protein L11, producing MAKKVVAQIKLQIPAGQANPSPPIGPALGQHGVNIMEFCKSYNARTQGQEGTIVPVVITVFADRSFSFVTKTPPASVLLKKVAQIASGAKEAGREKVAQVSWQQVEEIARQKMPDLNTTDFEAAKRSIAGTARSMGIEII
- the nusG gene encoding transcription termination/antitermination protein NusG; this encodes MTQKWYIVHTYSGFEKQVKQSLEERARVQGMENLITEILVPTEQVEEIVKGEKRISSRKFYPGYIMVRMELNDDTWHLVNDTPKVTGFLGSRTEPVAIADAEAEKILTQMREGALKPKPKVKFEVGDKVRVIEGPFSNFSGLVDEVKAEKGRVRVMISVFGRSTPVEFEFFQLEKI